Below is a window of Stappia sp. DNA.
CCTGCACCGGCTGGGACCGGTCGAATTCGTCGCCCTGATCGGGGCGCTGATGGCGCTCAACGCCTTTGCCATCGACATCATGCTGCCGGCGCTCGGCGACATCGGCGCCGCGCTGAACGTGCCCGACGACAACGACCGGCAGAAGGTCGTCCTGGTCTATCTGTTCGGCTTCGGCGCCGCGCAACTGATCTACGGCCCGCTGTCGGACCGCTACGGCCGGCGCCCGGTGCTGCTCGGCGGACTGGCGCTCTACGCCGCCGCCGGCGTGGTGAGCGTAATGGCGACCACCATGGACCAGCTGCTGCTGGCCCGCCTGCTGCAGGGCATCGGCTGCGCCGCGCCGCGTGTCGTCGCCATCTCCATCGTGCGCGATTGCTACGCCGGCGAACGCATGGGCCGCATCCTGTCGCTGACCATGATGGTGTTCATGACGGTGCCCATCATCGCGCCCTCGATCGGGCAGCTCGTGCTCTTCGTCGCCTCCTGGCGCGCGGTGTTCCTGCTGCTGACGCTCGGTGGGCTCGTCATGCTGGTCTGGAGCGCGCTGCGGCTCGGCGAAACCCTGCCGCCCGCGGCGCGGCGCCCGTTCGCCCCCGGCGCGCTGCTCGCGGCCTACCGCCGCACGCTGACCACCCGGATCGCCATCGGCTACATGTGCGCGACCGGCGTCATCATCGGCGTGCTCTTCGCCTTCGTCGCCGCCGCCCAGCAGATCTTCACCGAGACCTTCGATCTCGGCCCCGCCTTCCCGGTCGTGCTGGCGATCTCGGGGGCCTCGCTCGCCGTCGCCTCCTACCTGAACGCCCGGCTGCTCGCGCGCTTCGGCCTGCGCCGGCTGTCGCATGGCGCGCTGATCGCCTTCGTCGTCATCGGCGCCCTGCAGGTGCTGGCCGCGCTGCTGGCCCCGCAGAGCGTGGTGCTGTTCACCGCCCTGACGGCGGCCATGATGTTCAGCTTCGGCTTCGTCGGCCCGAGCTTCAATGCGCTGGCGCTGGAACCGCTCGGCGATATCGCCGGAACGGCCTCGTCGATGCTTGGCTTCATCACCACCGCGGGCGGCGCGGTGATCGGTTTCGTCGTGGCGCAGACCTACGACGGCACGGTCCTGCCGATCGCCATCGGCTTCGCCGTGCTGGCGCTGACCGCGCTTGCCATCGTGGCGATCACGGAAGGCGGGCGGCTGTTCCGCTTTTCCGCCGCGCCGGGCTGATCGGTCACGCCGCGACACCCGACCCTCACCGCACCGGCAAGACAAAAGGCCCGCGCGGTTGCATCCGCGCGGGCCTTCTTCGATATCGTCGGCAGGCCGCTCGCCGCCTGCCGGTGCTTCTGCGGGGCGTAGGGGGACCGTCAGCCGGCCGCCGCCACCTTGCGCTGCGCTTCGGGAAGAACCTCCAGGTGGTAGTCGTCCATCAGCGTGCGCGTGATCGCGTCGACCTCGAAGCGATACGGCCCGATCTCGGAGACCGGCGTCACTTCGGCCGCTGTGCCGGTCAGGAAGCAGGCCTCGAAGCCCTCCATCTCCTCCGGCTGGATCGCGCGTTCGATCACCTCGAAGCCGCGCCGCTTGGCGAGATCGATCACCGTGCGCCGGGTGATCCCGTCGAGGAAGCAATCCGGCGTCGGCGTGTGGATCTTGCCGTCCTTGATGAAGAACACATTGGCGCCGGTGGCCTCCGCGATCTG
It encodes the following:
- a CDS encoding multidrug effflux MFS transporter — translated: MTSDTSSAPERLHRLGPVEFVALIGALMALNAFAIDIMLPALGDIGAALNVPDDNDRQKVVLVYLFGFGAAQLIYGPLSDRYGRRPVLLGGLALYAAAGVVSVMATTMDQLLLARLLQGIGCAAPRVVAISIVRDCYAGERMGRILSLTMMVFMTVPIIAPSIGQLVLFVASWRAVFLLLTLGGLVMLVWSALRLGETLPPAARRPFAPGALLAAYRRTLTTRIAIGYMCATGVIIGVLFAFVAAAQQIFTETFDLGPAFPVVLAISGASLAVASYLNARLLARFGLRRLSHGALIAFVVIGALQVLAALLAPQSVVLFTALTAAMMFSFGFVGPSFNALALEPLGDIAGTASSMLGFITTAGGAVIGFVVAQTYDGTVLPIAIGFAVLALTALAIVAITEGGRLFRFSAAPG